The sequence below is a genomic window from Citricoccus muralis.
AACACACCAGAAACAGAACCAGGGCAGGAACCCGATTCGGGTTCCTGCCCTGGTTCTTAGCGTGAAACGCCGCGGCGCCTCAGCAAGTGGTCTGAGCTACGTCAGTTCACTTCTTCTTCTTGATCGCGACAACCTGCAGGCTGATCACGGCGAGAACGTCGTCGTGCAGACGCACCTGTGCCTGGTAGTTCCCGGTGGCCTTGATGGGCTTGGGGATGGTCACCTTGCGCTTGTCGATCTGGCCGAGACCAGCGTTCTCGACAGCGGTGGCGATGTCAGCGGGCTTCACGGCGCCGAAGAGGCGGCCGGATTCACCAGCGGTCACGTCGAGACGCACTGCAGTGGACTGCAGCTTCTCGGCCAGGGCCTGAGCATCTTCGAGGTTCGCGATCGCACGGGTCTTACGAGCCTCGCGGATCGCCTCGACCTGCTTCTCCCCACCCTTGGTCCACGCGGTAGCGAAACCGCGGGGCACCAGGTAGTTGCGAGCGTAGCCGTTCTTGACCTCTACGACGTCACCGGCAGAGCCGAGACCGGATACTTCCTGAGTCAGAATGAGCTTAGCCATCTGTATCTATTTCCTTCCTCGACGTCTCGATCAGCCGCGGCCTGCGCCGGAGTAAGGAAGCAGGGCAACCTCACGGGCGTTCTTGATGGCCTGGGCGATCTTGCGCTGCTCCTGCACGGACACGCCAGTGACGCGACGTGCGCGGATCTTGCCGCGGTCGGAAATGAACTTGCGCAGCAGGGCGACATCTTTGTAGTCAATGACCTCGATGTCGGCCGCCTTCAGCGGGTTGGACTTTGGTTTGGGCTTACGAATTTCAGCCTTTGCCATCGTGGTGCTCCTTTGAGTTGGGGAGCCCGCAGATCAGTCTGCGGGATGGGTGAATATTGGGTGTAACTAAGGGGAATGAGCTGTTCGGGTTAGAACGGGGGCTCGTCGTTGCGCGGGGTATCCCACGAACCAGCCGAGGGGGCGCCACCCCATGGGTCGGCCTGGCCACCACCGGAGTTGCCTCCCTGGTTGCCACCGCCCCAGCCGCCGTTGCCGCCGGAAGACTGGTTGCCGCCACCCCAGCCGCCGCCGTCATTCCCACCGAAGCCGCCTCCGGCGTTGCCGCCCGAGTTGCCTCCGAAGCCTCCGCCGCCGGAGCGGGGAGTGCGGGTCACTTTGGCGGTGGCGTAGCGCAGGGACGGTCCGACCTCGTCGACGTCGAGTTCCCAGTTGGTGCGCTGTTCGCCGTCGCGGGTTTCGAAACTACGGGCGCGCAGGCGGCCCTGGACCACCACGCGCATACCCTTGGTCAGCGATTCCGCGACGTTCTCAGCGGCTTCACGCCAGACGGAGGCACGCACGAAAAGCGTCTCGCCGTCCTTCCATTCGTTGGACTGACGGTCGAACGTCCGGGGAGTTGAGGCCACCGTGAAGTTCGCGACAGCCTGCCCCGACGCGGTGAACCGCAATTCGGGATCGGCAGTCAGGTTACCCACGAGGGTGATCACTGGTTCTCCGGCCATAATGTCCGCTCCTTTGGTGCTTCCGTGTCTCTGGCGTGTATCAGCTCAGTGTCTTGACGCAGTCACAGCGTCGAGTCACTTGGCGGAGATCTTCTGCTCTTCCGGGCGGATGATCTTCGTGCGCAGGATGGTTTCGTTCAGGCCGAGCTGACGATCCAGTTCCTTCGAGGTCTCCGGAGTGGAGGAGAAGTTGACGACCACGTAGATCGCCTCTTCCTTCTTCTGGATCTCGTAGGCCAGGCGACGACGGCCCCAAACGTCCACATTCTCCACGGATCCGCCATCTTTGGTGACGACGTCGAGGTACTTGCGAATGGTCGGTTCAACGGTGCGCTCGTCGACCTCAGGGTCGATCAGCACCATCAGTTCATATGCACGCATGCGAACCCACCTCCTTCGGGCTTTGCGGTCACGGTCTTTCCGTAACAGGAGGTTCTAGTTAGTGCAGTGGTCTGCGCAGTCCCCGGCATCAGCCAGTTTCAGAGCGCAGAAAACCTTGATCATCTTACCCGAGATCAGACCCGGCAGGAAACCGAGAATTCAGCTAAGGATCAGGGCCCGGAGAAGAACGCCGTGGTGACCAGGCCGAGGCTACGCGGATCCTCGGCCCCGCACATTTCACGGGCGGAGTGCATGGAGAGCAGCCCGATGCCGACGTCGACGGTACGGATTCCCAGCCGGGTGGCGGAGATGGGGCCGATGGTGGAGCCGCAAGGCACCGTGTTGTTGGAGACGAACTCCTGGAACGGTACCTCCGCGGCGGCACACCACCGACTAAAAGCCGCGGCGCCGACGCCGTCGGTGGCATAGCGCTGGTTGGCGTTGATCTTCAACAGGACTCCGGCGTTGGCACGCGGGTGATTGGCCAGGTCGTGGCGCTCCGAATAGTTGGGGTGCACCAGGTGCCCGCAGTCGGCGGAGAGCAACCAGGAGTCTCCGAGTACCCGAGAGCGTTCGGAGACCGTGGTGATGCCCAGCGCTTCCAGGATGCGACCCAGAATTTCTTCCAGCAGGGGCCCGCCTGCGCCGGTGCGGCTGGCGGATCCGACCTCTTCGTGATCGAACGCGGCGAGCATCGGGATGACCGGGGCATCGTCGCCGTAGTCCGGCAGTTGGGCGTTGAAGCCGCTCAGTGCGGTGACTCCGGCGTGGACGGAGGCTAAATTGTCGAGCCGGCCGGAGGCGAAGAACTCGTCGCGGGCACCGAAGCGTGCCGGACGCTGGCTGTCGATCAGCACGATGTCGGCCCCAGTGACCTCCTCGGCGGTGAGGCCCACGTGGCGGGCCAGCACGGTCATCACATCGGATGCCTGCTCA
It includes:
- the rplI gene encoding 50S ribosomal protein L9; translation: MAKLILTQEVSGLGSAGDVVEVKNGYARNYLVPRGFATAWTKGGEKQVEAIREARKTRAIANLEDAQALAEKLQSTAVRLDVTAGESGRLFGAVKPADIATAVENAGLGQIDKRKVTIPKPIKATGNYQAQVRLHDDVLAVISLQVVAIKKKK
- the rpsR gene encoding 30S ribosomal protein S18; amino-acid sequence: MAKAEIRKPKPKSNPLKAADIEVIDYKDVALLRKFISDRGKIRARRVTGVSVQEQRKIAQAIKNAREVALLPYSGAGRG
- a CDS encoding single-stranded DNA-binding protein — its product is MAGEPVITLVGNLTADPELRFTASGQAVANFTVASTPRTFDRQSNEWKDGETLFVRASVWREAAENVAESLTKGMRVVVQGRLRARSFETRDGEQRTNWELDVDEVGPSLRYATAKVTRTPRSGGGGFGGNSGGNAGGGFGGNDGGGWGGGNQSSGGNGGWGGGNQGGNSGGGQADPWGGAPSAGSWDTPRNDEPPF
- the rpsF gene encoding 30S ribosomal protein S6; its protein translation is MRAYELMVLIDPEVDERTVEPTIRKYLDVVTKDGGSVENVDVWGRRRLAYEIQKKEEAIYVVVNFSSTPETSKELDRQLGLNETILRTKIIRPEEQKISAK
- a CDS encoding M18 family aminopeptidase, which codes for MSVTSPTEHSTDSYLDDLSDFITASPSSYHAAEETARRLEAAGYRRLNESEPFPSEAGGYVVVRDGAVVAWSLPGGELGTQQLPAFRILGAHTDSPTFKLKPNPSTSTDGWNQAGVEVYGGPLANSWLDRDLCFAGRLISDDGETHLVHTDPMARIPQLAIHLDREVNNGLTLDRQRHLHPIFSAGEQASDVMTVLARHVGLTAEEVTGADIVLIDSQRPARFGARDEFFASGRLDNLASVHAGVTALSGFNAQLPDYGDDAPVIPMLAAFDHEEVGSASRTGAGGPLLEEILGRILEALGITTVSERSRVLGDSWLLSADCGHLVHPNYSERHDLANHPRANAGVLLKINANQRYATDGVGAAAFSRWCAAAEVPFQEFVSNNTVPCGSTIGPISATRLGIRTVDVGIGLLSMHSAREMCGAEDPRSLGLVTTAFFSGP